Genomic segment of Nostoc sp. TCL240-02:
TGGTAGACCAACAATTGAAGCCGAAGTGCATTTAGCCAATGGTGTTGTCGGACTAGCGCAGGTTCCCAGTGGTGCTTCCACAGGCTCTTTTGAGGCTCACGAACTGCGTGATGGCGATAAAAGCCGTTATGGGGGCAAAGGCGTACTCAAGGCAGTACAAAACGTCAAAGAATCACTTGCACCAAAATTACTAGGCTTGGATGCCCTCAACCAAGAACTCCTAGACCGCACGATGATCGCCATAGATGGTTCTCCTAACAAATCCAATTTGGGCGCGAATGCGATTTTGGGAGTTTCCCTAGCAGCAGCTAAAGCAGGTGCTGAATCTCTAGATATTCCTCTATATCGCTATTTGGGTGGCCCTTTAGCGAATTTGCTCCCAGTGCCGTTGATGAACGTAATTAACGGTGGCGCACACGCATCAAACAACGTGGACTTTCAAGAGTTTATGATTGTCCCAATTGGCGCAACTTCTTTTCGGGAAGCATTGCGCTGGGGTGCAGAAGTATTTGCTACCCTTAGCCAGGTATTAGATGAGAAGGGTTTGCTTACTGGTGTAGGCGATGAAGGCGGCTTTGCTCCGAACCTAGAATCTAATCAGGTGGCTTTGGAATTGCTAGTTGCTGCCATTAAAAAAGCTGGTTACAAGCCAGGTGAAGAAGTAGCTTTGGCTTTGGATGTGGCTGCTAGCGAATTTTACAAAAATGGCCAGTATGTTTACGATGGTAAACCTCACGCCCCGGCTGAGTTTATTGATTATTTAGGACAACTTGTGGATCAATACCCAATTGTGTCAATTGAGGATGGTTTACATGAAGAAGATTGGCAAAGTTGGCAATTGATCACCCAGAAGTTAGGTTCGCGGGTGCAGTTGGTAGGGGATGATTTGTTTGTAACGAACGCTACTCGTTTGCAAAGAGGCATTCAGGAAAAAGCCGCTAACGCCATTTTGATTAAACTCAATCAAATTGGTTCTCTCACCGAAACCTTGGAAACGATTGATTTGGCAACTCGTAACAGCATCCGTTCAGTAATTAGCCATCGTTCTGGTGAAACCGAAGACACAACGATCGCTGATTTAGCTGTAGCCACCCGTGCCGGTCAAATCAAAACAGGTTCCCTCTGTCGCAGCGAACGGGTAGCAAAATATAATCGCTTGCTGCGAATTGAAGATGAACT
This window contains:
- the eno gene encoding phosphopyruvate hydratase translates to MSKFLDTAIEAIAAREILDSRGRPTIEAEVHLANGVVGLAQVPSGASTGSFEAHELRDGDKSRYGGKGVLKAVQNVKESLAPKLLGLDALNQELLDRTMIAIDGSPNKSNLGANAILGVSLAAAKAGAESLDIPLYRYLGGPLANLLPVPLMNVINGGAHASNNVDFQEFMIVPIGATSFREALRWGAEVFATLSQVLDEKGLLTGVGDEGGFAPNLESNQVALELLVAAIKKAGYKPGEEVALALDVAASEFYKNGQYVYDGKPHAPAEFIDYLGQLVDQYPIVSIEDGLHEEDWQSWQLITQKLGSRVQLVGDDLFVTNATRLQRGIQEKAANAILIKLNQIGSLTETLETIDLATRNSIRSVISHRSGETEDTTIADLAVATRAGQIKTGSLCRSERVAKYNRLLRIEDELGDRAVYAGAVGLGPK